From one Triticum aestivum cultivar Chinese Spring chromosome 4B, IWGSC CS RefSeq v2.1, whole genome shotgun sequence genomic stretch:
- the LOC123092409 gene encoding CASP-like protein 4B2: MAMVTADASAAADAATKQPEADKDYSSYNGASTAGVGGGARRGGGGGVVESVVARWKREDMLDKCPLALHAAAAAFAFVALVLVASNQHGDWMQFDRYQEYMYLLAIAALAFAYSLAQALRHAHRMRGGADPISAPSARLFDFIADQVLAYLLMSALSAAIPITNRMRTAVINNFTDATAAAISMAFLAFVALALSATVSGYKLSRQMYM, from the exons ATGGCGATGGTCACGGCtgacgcctccgccgccgccgacgccgccaccaAGCAGCCAGAAGCCGACAAGGATTACAGCTCCTACAACGGCGCCTCCACCGCGGGTGTGGGCGGAGGGgcccgccgcggcggcggcggcggcgttgtggAATCTGTGGTGGCGCGGTGGAAGCGGGAGGACATGCTCGACAAGTGCCCCCTCGCGCTgcacgccgccgctgccgccttcgCCTTCGTCGCGCTCGTGCTCGTCGCCTCCAACCAGCACGGCGACTGGATGCAGTTCGACCGCTACCAGGAGTACAT GTACCTGCTCGCGATCGCGGCGCTGGCCTTCGCCTACTCGCTCGCGCAGGCGCTGCGGCACGCGCACCGGATGCGCGGCGGCGCCGACCCCATCTCCGCGCCGTCCGCGAGGCTTTTCGATTTCATTGCTGACCAG GTACTCGCATACTTGCTGATGTCTGCTCTATCAGCGGCTATCCCTATCACGAACCGCATGAGAACAGCTGTGATCAACAACTTCACTGATGCGACCGCTGCCGCCATCAGCATGGCCTTCCTTGCATTTGTTGCCCTCGCATTGTCAGCCACGGTTTCGGGCTACAAGCTCTCCAGACAAATGTACATGTGA